In Brevundimonas sp. SGAir0440, one DNA window encodes the following:
- a CDS encoding TatD family hydrolase, which translates to MLIDSHVNLHAPQFDEDRDAVIARAREAGVGLMVEISDKLTTFEATHGIAMANEDIWCTVGVHPHEAKDAADLTAATLIELAQRPKVVGIGECGLDFHYDLSPREVQAAVFRQHVAAARETGLPLVIHTREADDVMASILREEYAAGPFKMLMHCYTSGAELAKIAAEMGAWFSVSGIATFKAAEDVRAVIRDMPGDRIIVETDCPYLAPIPHRGRRNEPAYIGHVLDKLAQIRGWSAEEADRITTEAFFGLFDRIPRPA; encoded by the coding sequence ATGCTGATCGACAGTCATGTGAACCTGCACGCGCCGCAGTTCGACGAGGACCGGGACGCCGTGATCGCGCGCGCGCGCGAGGCGGGCGTCGGGCTGATGGTGGAGATCTCCGACAAGCTGACGACCTTTGAGGCGACGCACGGCATCGCCATGGCCAATGAGGACATCTGGTGCACGGTCGGGGTCCATCCGCACGAGGCCAAGGATGCGGCGGATTTGACGGCGGCGACCCTGATCGAACTGGCCCAGCGGCCCAAAGTGGTCGGGATCGGCGAATGCGGTCTGGATTTCCACTACGACCTCAGCCCGCGCGAGGTACAGGCGGCGGTGTTCCGGCAGCATGTGGCGGCGGCGCGCGAAACCGGTCTGCCGCTGGTGATCCATACGCGTGAGGCGGACGATGTGATGGCGTCGATCCTGCGCGAGGAATATGCCGCAGGGCCGTTCAAGATGTTGATGCACTGCTATACGAGTGGTGCGGAACTGGCGAAAATCGCTGCGGAAATGGGCGCCTGGTTTTCGGTTTCCGGCATCGCGACCTTCAAGGCGGCCGAGGACGTGCGGGCGGTGATCCGCGATATGCCGGGCGACCGGATCATCGTCGAGACCGACTGCCCCTATCTGGCCCCCATTCCGCATCGGGGGCGGCGCAACGAGCCGGCCTACATTGGTCATGTGCTGGACAAGCTGGCCCAGATCCGCGGCTGGAGCGCCGAAGAGGCGGATCGGATCACGACCGAGGCCTTCTTCGGCCTCTTTGACCGGATACCCAGACCTGCATGA
- a CDS encoding DNA polymerase III subunit delta', with translation MSDHPRDRFDLIPDAAAETAFLDAWERGRLHHAWLLCGVEGTGKATFAYRAARRLLGATPDPASGPLGARRGDPVSRLISAQSHPDLLVLERLVEGGKTKKSISVDQSRELPEFFSKSPSQAQFRVAIIDAADDLNLNAANALLKVLEEPPERGVLFLVTHAPGRLLATIRSRCRRLSFPIWTPDRLETLVRNRTGAEREDAEHAAIMAGGSPGAALALASGATFEMDQLARRWVEGDVDRAEALAIADRFRGAEGQERFETLMDRLIAAVRMRALQSAPGAGNRWAELWERLQPLPERAAGLNLDKADVLAGALADLKRVQAQQERMG, from the coding sequence GTGAGCGATCACCCGCGTGACCGGTTCGACCTGATCCCTGATGCCGCGGCGGAGACGGCTTTTCTGGACGCCTGGGAACGGGGGCGGTTGCACCACGCCTGGCTGCTGTGCGGGGTCGAGGGGACGGGCAAGGCCACCTTCGCCTATCGCGCGGCGCGGCGGTTGCTGGGCGCGACGCCCGATCCGGCATCCGGGCCGCTGGGCGCGCGGCGCGGTGATCCGGTCAGCCGGCTGATCTCGGCCCAGTCGCATCCGGACCTGCTGGTGCTGGAACGCCTGGTCGAAGGGGGCAAGACGAAGAAGTCGATCTCGGTCGATCAGTCGCGCGAACTGCCGGAATTCTTTTCCAAGAGCCCTTCTCAAGCCCAGTTTCGGGTGGCGATCATTGATGCCGCGGATGACTTGAATCTGAATGCCGCCAACGCCTTGCTGAAGGTTCTTGAGGAGCCGCCCGAGCGCGGCGTGTTGTTTCTGGTGACCCATGCGCCGGGGCGGTTGCTGGCGACGATCCGGTCGCGGTGCCGACGGCTGAGCTTTCCGATCTGGACGCCGGATCGGCTGGAGACCCTGGTGCGCAACCGGACAGGCGCGGAGCGTGAGGACGCCGAACATGCGGCGATCATGGCGGGCGGATCGCCGGGCGCAGCCCTGGCTCTGGCGTCCGGCGCGACGTTCGAGATGGACCAGTTGGCGCGGCGATGGGTCGAGGGCGACGTGGACCGGGCCGAAGCCCTGGCCATCGCCGACCGGTTCCGCGGCGCCGAGGGACAGGAGCGGTTCGAGACCCTGATGGACCGGCTGATCGCGGCGGTGCGGATGCGCGCCTTGCAGAGCGCGCCGGGGGCCGGCAATCGATGGGCTGAATTATGGGAGCGGCTGCAGCCGCTGCCGGAACGGGCGGCGGGACTGAACCTGGATAAGGCCGATGTGCTGGCCGGCGCGCTGGCGGACCTGAAGCGGGTCCAGGCCCAGCAGGAGCGGATGGGCTGA
- the tmk gene encoding dTMP kinase gives MTRGQFISFEGGEGAGKSTQVGRLVARLQTVLGERNVVRTREPGGSKGAEVIRNLVVATDAEPWSAMTETLLMYASRSDHLERTIRPALAAGDWVVCDRFADSSRAYQGAGGGVAQSFIEQIDAGVVGNDQPDLTLVFDLPVEVGLERAFGRGLFETRFESKGLEFHQRLREGFLRIVEANPQRCVLIDAVGSLDEVEARVWQAVQDRLL, from the coding sequence GTGACCCGTGGACAATTCATAAGCTTCGAAGGCGGCGAGGGCGCCGGCAAATCGACCCAGGTCGGGCGGCTGGTCGCGCGGCTGCAGACGGTGCTGGGCGAGCGCAACGTCGTGCGCACACGCGAACCGGGCGGGTCCAAGGGCGCGGAGGTGATCCGCAATCTGGTGGTGGCCACGGACGCCGAGCCGTGGTCGGCCATGACCGAGACCCTGCTGATGTACGCCTCGCGCTCGGACCATCTGGAGCGGACCATCCGCCCGGCGCTGGCGGCCGGAGACTGGGTGGTGTGCGACCGGTTCGCCGATTCCAGCCGCGCCTATCAAGGCGCAGGCGGCGGCGTGGCGCAAAGCTTCATCGAACAGATCGACGCGGGCGTGGTCGGGAACGACCAGCCGGACCTGACCCTGGTGTTCGACCTGCCGGTCGAGGTCGGCCTGGAGCGGGCGTTCGGGCGCGGCCTGTTCGAGACGCGGTTCGAATCCAAGGGTCTGGAATTCCATCAGCGCCTGCGCGAGGGCTTTCTGAGGATCGTCGAGGCCAATCCCCAGCGTTGCGTGCTGATCGACGCCGTCGGATCGCTGGACGAGGTCGAGGCGCGGGTCTGGCAGGCGGTTCAGGACCGGCTGCTGTGA
- a CDS encoding septal ring lytic transglycosylase RlpA family protein, with protein MTFGQGVRGALILGLFSLLAACSTVGGAVVRGTVAGRGEDRPPVVKDPAPIVSGTMRPYQVRGRWYTPKEQPDYEEVGMASWYGDAFNGRPTSTGERFDMHALTAAHKTLPLPGLVEVTNLENGRRLVVRINDRGPFVDSRIIDLSREAASELGMLSQGVGRVRVRYLGRAPQQGGGTLLRASAPTPRGAVPAGPPVSAPVIAPAPVAVAEVTTFWVQAGSFSDQVEAGRIADSLSGWVRADRGAGRFNVVVGPWDSANAAEAARQSVVARGYAGALLISGS; from the coding sequence ATGACGTTTGGACAGGGAGTGCGCGGCGCGCTGATCCTGGGGCTGTTTTCGCTGCTGGCCGCCTGTTCCACTGTCGGCGGCGCGGTTGTGCGCGGGACGGTCGCCGGGCGCGGCGAGGACCGTCCGCCGGTCGTCAAAGATCCGGCGCCGATCGTGTCGGGGACGATGCGGCCGTATCAGGTGCGCGGCCGCTGGTACACGCCCAAGGAACAGCCGGATTACGAAGAGGTGGGGATGGCGTCCTGGTACGGCGACGCCTTCAACGGGCGGCCGACCTCGACCGGCGAGCGGTTCGACATGCATGCCCTGACGGCGGCCCACAAGACCCTGCCTCTGCCCGGTCTGGTCGAGGTGACGAACCTGGAGAACGGGCGGCGACTGGTGGTGCGGATCAATGACCGCGGGCCGTTCGTGGACAGCCGGATCATCGACCTGTCGCGCGAGGCGGCGAGCGAACTGGGGATGCTGTCGCAGGGCGTGGGGCGGGTGCGGGTGCGCTACCTCGGCCGGGCGCCGCAGCAGGGCGGGGGCACGCTGCTGCGGGCTTCGGCGCCGACGCCGCGAGGCGCGGTCCCGGCCGGCCCGCCCGTCAGCGCGCCGGTTATCGCCCCCGCGCCGGTCGCGGTTGCGGAGGTGACGACCTTCTGGGTCCAGGCGGGCAGTTTCTCGGATCAGGTCGAGGCCGGACGAATCGCCGACAGCCTGAGCGGCTGGGTGCGGGCCGATCGGGGCGCGGGGCGGTTCAATGTGGTGGTGGGGCCGTGGGACAGCGCCAATGCCGCCGAGGCGGCGCGTCAGTCGGTCGTGGCGCGAGGTTATGCGGGCGCCCTGTTGATATCCGGCAGCTGA